From Brochothrix thermosphacta DSM 20171 = FSL F6-1036, a single genomic window includes:
- the hisS gene encoding histidine--tRNA ligase, producing the protein MKIQIPRGTVDIMPGESEKWQYVEHVAQEIFKRARYSEIRTPIFEHTELFQKGVGDTTDIVTKEMYTFNDRKERSMTLRPEGTASVARAYVEHKLFGQVNQPAKLFYCGPMFRYERPQKGRQRQFVQIGAEAIGVQDPAVDAEMMALALSIYQELGLKEIKLVINSLGDKTSRLAHREALIAHFKPSIHEFCSDCQTRLEKNPLRILDCKVDHAHPLIATAPSIIDFLTDESLDYYTQVKRHLDVIEVPYVEDATMVRGLDYYNHTTFEIMSESKGFGAITTLCGGGRYNGLVEELGGPASPGVGFAMSIERLLAALAAEEITLPIANHLDVFVVGVGEAVSPITLKLTLAARKAGFTAERDYLSKKVKGQFKTADRENARFVVVVGEEELAEGLIVIKDMTTGTQEKIAMSDYIATLQKKQHEGETN; encoded by the coding sequence ATGAAAATTCAAATTCCGCGTGGAACAGTTGATATAATGCCAGGAGAAAGCGAAAAATGGCAATATGTCGAACATGTTGCACAAGAAATATTTAAACGTGCACGTTACAGTGAAATTCGTACACCTATTTTTGAACATACCGAGCTTTTCCAAAAAGGTGTAGGTGACACAACTGACATTGTTACAAAAGAAATGTACACTTTTAACGATCGCAAAGAACGTTCAATGACATTGCGTCCTGAAGGGACAGCTTCAGTTGCGCGCGCCTACGTTGAACATAAATTATTTGGGCAGGTTAATCAACCCGCAAAATTATTTTACTGTGGGCCAATGTTCCGTTATGAACGCCCTCAAAAAGGTCGTCAACGCCAGTTTGTTCAAATAGGAGCAGAAGCAATTGGTGTCCAAGACCCAGCAGTAGATGCTGAAATGATGGCATTAGCCTTGTCGATTTACCAAGAACTAGGTTTAAAAGAAATTAAATTAGTTATTAATTCACTCGGTGATAAAACAAGCCGTTTAGCTCACCGTGAAGCACTCATCGCTCATTTTAAACCGAGCATTCACGAGTTTTGTTCAGATTGCCAAACACGTCTCGAAAAAAATCCATTGCGTATTCTTGACTGTAAGGTCGATCACGCTCACCCATTAATCGCAACAGCCCCATCGATTATTGATTTCTTAACAGATGAGTCACTTGATTATTACACGCAAGTTAAACGTCACCTTGATGTGATTGAAGTGCCATATGTGGAAGATGCAACAATGGTACGTGGTTTAGATTATTATAACCACACAACATTTGAAATTATGAGTGAATCAAAAGGTTTTGGTGCAATTACAACACTCTGTGGCGGTGGCCGTTACAATGGTTTAGTGGAAGAATTAGGTGGACCTGCATCACCGGGTGTGGGCTTTGCTATGAGTATTGAACGTTTATTAGCGGCACTAGCAGCAGAAGAAATCACGTTGCCAATTGCTAATCACTTAGATGTCTTTGTTGTAGGTGTCGGTGAAGCTGTTTCACCTATCACTTTAAAATTAACATTAGCGGCACGTAAAGCTGGATTTACGGCAGAACGAGATTATCTTTCTAAGAAAGTTAAAGGCCAATTTAAAACAGCAGATCGTGAAAATGCCCGCTTTGTGGTTGTGGTCGGCGAAGAAGAATTAGCAGAAGGTTTAATC
- the brnQ gene encoding branched-chain amino acid transport system II carrier protein produces MNTHKPSFKDTLTIGLMLFALYFGAGNLIFPSFLGQNAGSNVWIAVAGFLITGVGLPLLGFLSLALSGKDDVQQLADGAGKLFGLIFSIILYLAIGPFFAIPRTGNVSFEIGVHPFVPAGSEKIALFVFTILFFTLTYFLARNPGKIVDVIGKYLAPIKLTLILIIIGVAIAWPMGAYQAPIGDYDTKSFFNSFQQGYLTLDTIASFAFGMVVLQAVRAKGAKTKKEVTSMGIKASLISMVLLMFIYGSLAYMGATSVSQIGYVENGAQVLAKVSAFYFGTYGNLVLGITIIVSCLTTSVGLTVATASFFNKIYPKIAIKRYVLVIAIFSAIIANLGLTQLLAVSMPVLMVIYPMVICLVILVLTNGLHGGSKPIYQLSMFFTFCVSLFDGFKTAGWDFASGIQAFYAAYLPWDNVGLGWVIPALCGGILGYIITRIKGKTTET; encoded by the coding sequence ATGAATACACATAAACCATCTTTTAAAGATACGTTAACGATCGGGTTGATGTTATTTGCGTTATATTTTGGCGCAGGAAATTTAATTTTTCCCTCTTTTTTAGGTCAGAATGCAGGTTCAAATGTTTGGATTGCAGTCGCTGGTTTTTTAATAACCGGTGTAGGATTACCACTTCTGGGTTTTTTAAGTCTTGCATTATCAGGTAAAGATGATGTTCAACAATTAGCTGATGGGGCAGGTAAACTATTTGGATTGATATTTTCAATTATCCTGTATCTAGCAATCGGTCCTTTTTTTGCAATTCCTCGTACGGGAAATGTCTCGTTTGAAATAGGTGTGCATCCTTTTGTACCAGCGGGATCAGAGAAAATAGCACTGTTTGTTTTTACAATTCTCTTTTTTACATTGACGTACTTCTTGGCTCGAAACCCTGGGAAAATCGTTGATGTTATTGGTAAATACTTAGCACCAATTAAACTGACATTAATATTAATTATTATTGGTGTCGCAATAGCTTGGCCAATGGGTGCGTATCAAGCGCCAATCGGTGATTACGATACAAAATCATTCTTCAATAGTTTTCAACAAGGTTATTTAACTTTAGATACGATTGCCTCGTTTGCATTTGGGATGGTTGTGTTACAAGCTGTTCGAGCAAAAGGTGCAAAAACAAAAAAAGAAGTGACATCGATGGGAATCAAAGCATCGTTAATCTCGATGGTATTGCTGATGTTTATCTATGGTTCATTAGCATATATGGGTGCAACAAGCGTTAGTCAAATCGGTTATGTTGAAAATGGTGCACAAGTATTAGCGAAAGTTTCTGCTTTCTACTTTGGAACCTATGGCAACTTGGTACTGGGTATCACAATTATCGTATCTTGTCTGACAACGAGTGTTGGTTTAACAGTTGCAACAGCTTCGTTCTTCAATAAAATTTATCCGAAAATAGCAATAAAACGTTATGTTTTAGTGATTGCGATTTTTAGTGCTATTATTGCTAATTTAGGATTAACACAATTATTGGCAGTATCGATGCCAGTCTTGATGGTTATTTATCCTATGGTAATTTGTTTGGTGATTTTAGTCCTTACAAATGGCTTGCATGGGGGTAGTAAACCGATTTACCAACTGAGTATGTTCTTTACTTTCTGTGTGAGTTTATTTGATGGTTTCAAAACAGCAGGCTGGGACTTTGCTTCTGGCATTCAAGCTTTTTATGCGGCTTATTTACCGTGGGATAATGTAGGATTAGGATGGGTTATACCTGCATTATGTGGTGGTATTCTAGGTTATATTATCACGCGTATAAAAGGAAAAACTACAGAGACATAA
- a CDS encoding dihydrolipoamide acetyltransferase family protein: MAIENIKMPQLGESVTEGTITAWLVQPGDHVEQYDPIAEVLTDKVTAEIPSSFTGTIKEILVEADVTVPVGEVICTMETAGEATTPAPEAETEKAAPTPEPVVEAKAAPAAPVAAPVAAPVAATGDRARYSPVVLRLSQEKGIDLTQVTGTGKGGRITRKDVLGFTPSAAPAPEQTSVVSETPAPSVAPTASASTPTPTVAAGDVTVPVTPIRKAIAKHMVQSSLEIPHAWVMVEVDATELVNYRNSIKDEFKAKEGFSISYFAFFVKAVAQALKKYPELNSTWTGESIIQRHDINLSIAVATDDALFVPVVRNADEKTVKGIGKEIADLAGKVRTGKLTSKEMDGGTFTVNSTGSFGSVQSMGIINHPQAAILQVESIVKRPVVKDGMIAVRDMVNLCLSIDHRVLDGLVAGRFLQEVKNNVEAINSKSTSVY; encoded by the coding sequence ATGGCTATTGAAAATATTAAAATGCCGCAACTTGGCGAAAGTGTTACAGAAGGAACAATTACAGCGTGGTTAGTACAACCAGGAGACCACGTTGAACAATATGATCCAATCGCAGAAGTATTAACGGATAAAGTAACAGCAGAAATCCCATCATCATTCACAGGAACAATCAAAGAAATTCTTGTAGAAGCGGATGTCACTGTCCCCGTTGGTGAAGTAATCTGTACGATGGAAACAGCTGGAGAAGCAACAACGCCAGCTCCAGAAGCTGAAACTGAAAAAGCAGCACCGACACCTGAACCAGTTGTTGAAGCTAAAGCAGCACCTGCAGCACCTGTTGCAGCACCTGTTGCAGCACCTGTTGCAGCAACAGGCGATCGTGCACGTTATTCACCTGTTGTATTGCGTTTGTCGCAAGAAAAAGGCATCGACTTAACGCAAGTAACAGGAACTGGAAAAGGCGGACGTATCACTCGTAAAGATGTCTTAGGCTTCACACCTAGTGCTGCACCAGCACCAGAACAGACGTCAGTCGTGTCTGAAACTCCGGCACCATCAGTGGCACCAACTGCTTCTGCATCTACACCGACACCAACTGTGGCTGCGGGCGATGTAACAGTGCCAGTCACACCAATCCGTAAAGCAATTGCTAAGCACATGGTTCAAAGTTCACTTGAAATTCCACATGCTTGGGTGATGGTAGAGGTAGATGCAACAGAATTAGTGAATTATCGTAACAGCATTAAAGATGAATTCAAAGCAAAAGAAGGATTTTCTATCAGTTACTTTGCATTCTTTGTAAAAGCTGTTGCTCAAGCATTGAAAAAATACCCAGAATTAAACAGTACATGGACAGGCGAAAGCATTATCCAACGTCATGATATTAACTTATCAATTGCCGTTGCTACTGACGATGCGCTCTTTGTACCAGTTGTACGTAATGCTGATGAAAAAACTGTTAAAGGTATTGGAAAAGAAATTGCTGATTTAGCAGGTAAAGTACGTACGGGTAAATTAACATCAAAAGAAATGGATGGCGGAACATTTACTGTTAATTCGACAGGATCGTTTGGATCAGTTCAATCGATGGGAATTATCAATCATCCACAAGCAGCTATTTTACAAGTTGAATCAATCGTTAAACGTCCGGTTGTTAAAGACGGGATGATTGCTGTTCGTGATATGGTAAATCTATGTCTTTCAATCGATCACCGTGTGTTAGATGGTCTTGTTGCTGGTCGCTTCTTACAAGAAGTGAAAAACAACGTGGAAGCTATTAATTCTAAAAGCACATCTGTCTATTAA
- a CDS encoding alpha-ketoacid dehydrogenase subunit beta, with protein MAVLSYIEAITLAMREEMERDENVFVLGEDVGVKGGVFKATDGLYDQFGHDRVLDTPLAESAIAGVGIGAAMYGLRPIAEMQFADFIMPAINQIISEAARIRYRSNNDWTVPMVIRAPYGGGVHGGLYHSQSIEKIFMGQPGLKIVMPSSPADAKGLLKAAIRDNDPVLFLEHKRAYRLLKEEVPAGEHIIPIGKANVVREGTDFTVITYGLCVEMAKQVAVKLEKEGVSTHLLDLRTIYPLDEAAIIEAAKKTGKVLLITEDNKQGSVIGEVSAIIGENCLFDLDAPIARLAGPDSPAMPFASSIEKEFLINTDQVEAAMRELADY; from the coding sequence ATGGCAGTTTTATCATATATTGAGGCGATTACACTCGCAATGCGCGAAGAAATGGAACGCGACGAAAATGTCTTTGTATTAGGCGAAGATGTGGGTGTCAAAGGCGGCGTTTTTAAAGCGACAGATGGTCTTTACGATCAATTTGGTCATGACCGTGTGCTAGATACACCACTTGCTGAATCAGCAATTGCAGGTGTTGGTATTGGTGCAGCAATGTACGGATTACGTCCAATTGCAGAAATGCAGTTTGCGGACTTTATCATGCCAGCTATTAACCAAATTATCTCAGAAGCAGCGCGTATTCGTTACCGTTCAAACAATGATTGGACAGTGCCAATGGTTATCCGTGCGCCTTATGGTGGTGGTGTTCATGGCGGATTGTACCACTCACAATCGATTGAAAAAATCTTTATGGGTCAACCAGGATTGAAAATTGTTATGCCTTCATCTCCAGCAGATGCCAAAGGGCTATTAAAAGCAGCCATTCGTGACAATGATCCCGTGTTATTTTTAGAGCATAAACGTGCGTATCGATTATTGAAAGAAGAAGTTCCTGCAGGTGAGCACATCATTCCAATTGGTAAAGCTAATGTAGTGCGTGAAGGAACAGATTTCACTGTCATTACTTACGGTCTTTGTGTTGAAATGGCGAAACAAGTGGCAGTTAAATTAGAAAAAGAAGGTGTCTCAACACACTTACTTGACTTGCGAACAATTTATCCTTTGGATGAAGCGGCAATTATTGAAGCAGCTAAAAAGACAGGTAAAGTCTTGTTGATCACAGAAGATAATAAACAAGGCAGTGTTATTGGTGAAGTTTCTGCTATTATTGGTGAAAACTGTCTCTTTGATTTAGATGCACCAATCGCTCGCTTAGCAGGTCCTGATTCTCCTGCAATGCCATTTGCCTCATCGATTGAAAAAGAATTCTTAATCAATACGGATCAAGTAGAAGCAGCAATGCGTGAACTCGCTGACTATTAA
- a CDS encoding thiamine pyrophosphate-dependent dehydrogenase E1 component subunit alpha gives MLKDSRVKKASLKDMELDKETLLEMYEVMLMARRVDERIWLLNRSGKIPFNISGQGQEGAQVASAFAFNREIDYTLPYYRDLAVVLAFGMTAKEVLLSAFGKAEDPNSGGRQMPAHYGHKAHRIVTQSSPVTTQFPHAAGIALAAKMRKDPIVAYTSCGEGSSNQGDFHEGINFASVHRLPVVFVIENNQYAISVPKELQFAADKLSDRAIGYGIPGETVDGNDMVAVYLAFKRAVTRARDGEGPTLIETVTYRFTPHSSDDDDRSYRTREEVEAARGKDPLDIYFNQLLDEKVATQEELDAIEARVKAEIQEATEYAENAAAPAVETLGHHVYDEDTQGGN, from the coding sequence ATGTTGAAAGATTCACGAGTGAAAAAAGCAAGTTTAAAAGATATGGAATTAGATAAAGAAACGTTATTAGAAATGTATGAAGTTATGTTAATGGCTCGACGCGTAGATGAGCGAATTTGGTTACTTAACCGTTCGGGGAAAATTCCTTTTAATATTTCAGGACAAGGACAAGAAGGCGCGCAAGTTGCATCTGCTTTTGCCTTTAACCGTGAGATAGATTACACGTTACCTTATTACCGTGACTTAGCCGTAGTACTTGCTTTTGGTATGACAGCAAAAGAAGTCTTGTTATCAGCATTCGGTAAAGCTGAAGACCCTAACTCAGGTGGTCGTCAAATGCCTGCTCATTACGGACATAAAGCACACCGTATTGTCACACAAAGTTCGCCAGTAACAACACAATTCCCACATGCAGCTGGGATTGCTCTCGCAGCTAAAATGCGTAAAGACCCAATTGTTGCTTATACTTCTTGTGGTGAAGGATCATCTAACCAAGGTGACTTCCATGAAGGGATTAACTTTGCGAGTGTTCACCGTTTACCTGTTGTGTTTGTAATTGAAAATAATCAATATGCAATTTCTGTTCCGAAAGAATTACAATTTGCTGCAGATAAATTATCTGATCGTGCAATCGGTTATGGCATTCCAGGCGAAACAGTAGATGGTAACGATATGGTCGCTGTATACTTGGCGTTCAAACGCGCTGTTACACGTGCGCGTGATGGTGAAGGTCCAACGTTAATTGAAACAGTGACATACCGCTTTACACCGCATTCATCAGATGATGACGACCGCAGCTACCGTACGCGTGAAGAAGTCGAAGCAGCACGTGGTAAAGATCCATTAGACATTTACTTTAATCAATTATTAGACGAAAAAGTAGCAACTCAAGAAGAGCTAGATGCAATTGAAGCTCGTGTGAAAGCAGAAATTCAAGAAGCAACAGAGTATGCTGAGAATGCAGCAGCACCAGCTGTTGAAACATTAGGTCATCACGTGTATGACGAAGATACGCAAGGAGGAAACTAA
- the lpdA gene encoding dihydrolipoyl dehydrogenase has protein sequence MANEYDVVVLGGGTGGYVAAIAAAKKGQRVAVVEKDKLGGTCLHRGCIPTKALLRSAEVLETVKQAAAFGVTLGSDSGLETSTINFVNAQARKQKIVDQLEAGVKGLMKKGKIDVFYGTGTILGPSIFSPTAGTISITYSDDQEPEMIIPKSLIIATGSQPQSLPGLNFDEETVLSSDGMLQLEALPESLVIVGGGVIGMEWASMLHDFGVKVTVLEYADRIIPTEDAELSRTLQRIKTKKGITIVTKAKVLADTFTKTEDGITIQAEVKGETITYSAEKVMVSVGRKANTTSIGLQNTAIKTDRDFIEVNDHYQTAESHMYAIGDCIPTMQLAHVAMHEGQAAVDHIVDGDSEKMNYDQVPRCVYTTPEIASVGISEAQAKERGHEVKVGKFNFQGNGKALVFGEAEGFIKVVADKETNDLLGVSIIGPHATDLISEAGLAQVLDATPWEIGTTIHPHPTLSEALAEAALAVDGNAVHG, from the coding sequence ATGGCAAATGAATATGATGTAGTTGTACTTGGAGGCGGTACCGGAGGGTATGTTGCAGCGATTGCTGCCGCTAAAAAAGGGCAACGTGTTGCCGTCGTAGAAAAAGATAAACTTGGAGGCACTTGTTTACACCGTGGTTGTATCCCAACAAAAGCACTTTTACGTTCAGCTGAAGTATTAGAAACAGTGAAACAAGCAGCGGCTTTTGGTGTTACTTTAGGTTCGGATTCAGGTTTGGAAACATCGACAATTAATTTTGTTAACGCACAAGCACGCAAGCAAAAAATTGTTGATCAATTAGAAGCAGGCGTTAAAGGTCTGATGAAAAAAGGGAAAATTGATGTCTTCTACGGAACAGGGACTATTTTAGGACCTTCAATCTTTTCTCCAACAGCTGGTACAATTTCAATCACTTATTCAGACGATCAAGAACCAGAAATGATTATTCCTAAAAGTTTAATCATCGCAACTGGCTCACAACCACAAAGCTTGCCAGGATTGAATTTTGATGAAGAAACAGTTCTTTCTTCAGATGGCATGTTGCAACTTGAGGCATTGCCAGAATCATTGGTGATTGTTGGTGGTGGCGTTATTGGGATGGAATGGGCATCAATGCTCCATGATTTTGGTGTTAAGGTAACTGTATTGGAATATGCTGACCGTATTATCCCGACTGAAGATGCAGAACTATCAAGAACATTGCAAAGAATTAAAACTAAAAAAGGCATTACGATTGTAACTAAAGCTAAAGTTTTAGCTGACACGTTTACAAAAACAGAAGATGGTATTACTATTCAAGCAGAGGTCAAAGGTGAAACAATTACTTATTCTGCTGAAAAAGTCATGGTTTCTGTGGGTCGTAAAGCGAACACAACATCAATTGGTTTACAAAATACAGCAATAAAAACAGACCGTGATTTTATTGAGGTCAACGATCATTACCAAACAGCAGAAAGTCATATGTATGCGATTGGTGACTGTATCCCAACAATGCAATTAGCTCATGTTGCGATGCATGAGGGCCAAGCTGCAGTGGATCATATTGTCGATGGTGATTCTGAGAAAATGAATTATGATCAAGTACCGCGTTGTGTTTATACAACACCAGAAATTGCGAGTGTGGGTATTAGTGAAGCACAAGCAAAAGAGCGTGGACATGAAGTTAAAGTAGGGAAGTTTAACTTCCAAGGTAACGGCAAGGCGCTTGTATTCGGCGAAGCAGAAGGTTTTATCAAAGTTGTTGCTGATAAAGAAACGAATGATTTATTAGGTGTTTCAATTATCGGACCTCATGCAACTGATTTAATTAGTGAAGCGGGTCTCGCACAAGTACTTGATGCAACACCATGGGAAATTGGGACAACCATTCACCCACACCCCACACTTTCTGAAGCATTGGCGGAAGCTGCACTCGCAGTTGATGGTAATGCCGTTCATGGATAA
- the buk gene encoding butyrate kinase — protein MTFKILAINPGSTSTKIAVYEGDKLMFEKTASHSTEALAPFETVIEQYDYRTEFIKETLAAENITLESLDAVVGRGGLLAPLESGTYRVNEKMLHDLRGALYGEHASNLGALIANRISELYGIPAFIVDPVVVDELQPIARISGNKAIERKSIFHALNHKSAGRKVAAKKGYRYDERNWIIAHLGGGISVGAHQQGKVIDVNNALDGDGPFSPERSGGLPLQQTLAYSQEERWQKNPFYRQLVGKGGVVSYLETNDMRTVEAMVADGNTEAKIVFEAMAYQVSKEIGACAAVLNGEVDGIILTGGLANSASFTQLVSRKIQWIAPVILEPGEDELLALNEGAQRVMHGEEEARQYRGGVTNGK, from the coding sequence ATGACATTTAAAATTCTTGCAATAAATCCAGGCTCGACATCAACTAAGATAGCCGTATATGAAGGCGACAAGCTTATGTTTGAAAAGACAGCGAGTCATTCAACAGAAGCACTGGCTCCATTTGAAACTGTTATAGAACAATATGACTATCGTACAGAATTTATCAAAGAAACATTAGCTGCTGAAAACATTACATTAGAATCGCTAGATGCTGTTGTAGGCAGAGGTGGCTTGCTAGCACCGTTAGAGAGTGGAACGTATCGCGTTAATGAAAAGATGCTGCATGATTTACGAGGCGCTCTCTATGGAGAACACGCATCGAATTTAGGTGCACTGATTGCGAATCGTATCAGTGAACTGTATGGCATTCCAGCGTTTATCGTTGACCCAGTGGTCGTTGATGAATTACAACCCATTGCGCGTATTTCTGGCAACAAGGCAATCGAACGTAAAAGTATTTTTCATGCTTTGAATCATAAATCGGCTGGACGCAAAGTTGCAGCAAAAAAAGGGTATCGTTATGATGAACGTAATTGGATTATCGCACATCTTGGCGGTGGTATTTCTGTAGGTGCACATCAACAAGGTAAAGTAATTGATGTCAACAATGCGTTGGATGGCGATGGGCCATTTAGTCCTGAACGTTCCGGTGGATTGCCCCTTCAACAAACGTTGGCTTACTCGCAAGAAGAGCGCTGGCAAAAAAATCCATTTTATCGCCAGTTAGTGGGTAAAGGTGGTGTGGTTTCTTATCTTGAAACCAACGATATGCGCACTGTTGAAGCGATGGTAGCGGATGGTAACACGGAAGCTAAAATCGTTTTTGAAGCGATGGCTTATCAAGTTAGTAAAGAAATTGGAGCATGTGCCGCTGTACTTAATGGTGAAGTTGATGGTATTATCTTAACGGGTGGGTTAGCAAATAGTGCAAGTTTTACTCAGCTAGTCAGTCGTAAAATCCAGTGGATTGCTCCGGTGATTTTAGAACCGGGAGAAGATGAATTACTAGCGTTAAATGAAGGAGCTCAGCGTGTCATGCACGGGGAAGAAGAGGCTCGTCAATATAGAGGAGGCGTAACAAATGGCAAATGA
- a CDS encoding phosphate acyltransferase, with translation MATRTVAIAGADAYIIDAFVKPAAEKNICHFIIFGCEDIDVSDITGCQYTKCETIDETVSGAVQAVQAKKAQIIMKGNIHTSMLLSAILKRENNLRDKKVLSQVSVINFKDGSRQWVMSDPGLNIAPDVATKIEISKNAIDVAKNIGITCPKVALLSAVETVSPKMQSSVDAKAVADYFAENPYDAIVEGPISMDIATDAHSAVAKKYPGEIQGDADVLIVPNIESGNLMYKTITHFIPSVISGAIIGAKVPVVLTSRSDSLDSKLASLELAIQNVVD, from the coding sequence ATGGCAACTAGAACGGTAGCAATAGCTGGAGCAGATGCTTATATTATTGATGCATTTGTTAAACCAGCAGCAGAAAAAAATATCTGTCACTTTATTATTTTTGGCTGTGAAGACATTGATGTCAGTGATATAACTGGCTGTCAGTATACAAAATGTGAAACGATTGATGAAACTGTAAGTGGAGCAGTACAGGCAGTACAAGCCAAAAAGGCGCAGATTATTATGAAAGGTAACATACACACATCGATGTTACTTAGTGCAATTTTAAAAAGAGAAAATAATTTGAGAGACAAGAAAGTGTTATCACAAGTTTCTGTCATCAACTTTAAAGATGGTAGCCGTCAGTGGGTAATGAGTGATCCTGGTTTGAATATTGCCCCAGACGTAGCGACTAAAATAGAGATTTCTAAAAATGCGATTGATGTTGCTAAAAATATCGGAATTACTTGTCCAAAAGTTGCTTTACTAAGCGCAGTAGAAACAGTAAGTCCGAAGATGCAATCATCAGTTGATGCAAAAGCAGTCGCTGATTACTTTGCAGAAAACCCTTATGATGCAATTGTAGAAGGCCCCATTTCAATGGATATTGCTACGGATGCACATTCAGCGGTAGCGAAAAAATATCCTGGTGAAATCCAAGGGGATGCCGATGTTTTAATTGTACCTAACATCGAAAGTGGTAATTTAATGTATAAAACGATTACGCATTTTATTCCTTCAGTAATTAGTGGTGCTATCATTGGAGCAAAAGTACCTGTTGTATTGACATCACGCAGTGACTCATTGGATAGTAAATTAGCATCGTTAGAATTAGCTATTCAAAATGTAGTTGACTAA
- a CDS encoding Glu/Leu/Phe/Val dehydrogenase dimerization domain-containing protein, whose protein sequence is MLFETMVKDGYEQVVFCHDKESGLKAIIAIHDTTLGPALGGCRMWPYASEEEALNDVLRLSRGMTYKNAAAGLNIGGGKTVIIGDPRKDKSEALFRALGRYVESLNGRYIIAEDVGTTEEDMNHMYMETDFVTGSTAGEGSSGNPSPKTALGIYYAMKRTAKEVFGSDSLTSKKIAVQGVGNVSYTLCELLNEEGAELIVTDINEEAIQRAVTNLNATAVGIDEIYDVEADIFAPCALGAILNDDTIPRLKVKAVCGSSNNQLLDIEKHGKMLQERGILYAPDYIVNSGGVINVADELSGYNETRAVNKVKEIYTQIGKVFDIAKEQNIIPAIAADHLAEQRIDQLKHVRSNFLKTEHSSISRRGK, encoded by the coding sequence ATGTTATTTGAAACAATGGTAAAAGATGGGTATGAACAAGTGGTCTTTTGTCACGACAAAGAATCAGGTTTAAAAGCGATTATCGCTATTCACGATACAACTTTAGGACCGGCTTTAGGTGGTTGTCGCATGTGGCCCTATGCATCCGAAGAAGAAGCTTTAAATGACGTGTTAAGATTATCACGCGGTATGACTTATAAAAATGCTGCAGCTGGTTTAAATATCGGTGGTGGTAAAACGGTAATTATTGGCGATCCTCGTAAAGATAAAAGTGAAGCGTTATTCAGAGCCTTAGGTCGTTATGTTGAAAGCCTTAATGGCCGTTATATTATTGCAGAAGATGTGGGTACAACAGAAGAAGATATGAATCATATGTATATGGAAACTGATTTTGTAACAGGAAGCACAGCGGGTGAAGGTTCATCTGGGAACCCAAGTCCAAAAACGGCTTTAGGAATCTACTATGCAATGAAACGTACTGCAAAAGAAGTATTTGGTAGCGATTCATTGACGAGTAAAAAAATTGCAGTTCAAGGTGTCGGTAATGTATCTTATACCTTGTGTGAGTTATTAAATGAAGAAGGCGCTGAATTAATCGTGACTGATATTAATGAAGAAGCGATTCAACGTGCGGTTACTAATTTAAACGCAACGGCAGTGGGTATCGATGAAATTTATGATGTTGAAGCAGATATTTTTGCACCTTGTGCTTTAGGAGCCATCTTAAATGATGATACAATTCCACGTTTAAAAGTTAAAGCCGTATGTGGTAGTTCAAATAATCAATTACTTGATATTGAAAAACATGGTAAAATGTTACAAGAGCGTGGTATTTTATATGCGCCAGATTATATTGTTAACTCAGGTGGCGTTATCAATGTTGCTGATGAATTGAGTGGTTACAATGAGACAAGAGCTGTCAATAAAGTAAAAGAAATTTATACGCAAATTGGTAAAGTGTTTGATATTGCGAAAGAGCAAAATATTATACCAGCGATTGCTGCAGATCATTTAGCAGAACAACGTATCGACCAACTGAAACATGTTCGTAGTAATTTTTTGAAAACTGAACATTCTTCAATTAGCCGCCGCGGTAAATAA